One window from the genome of [Clostridium] celerecrescens 18A encodes:
- a CDS encoding AraC family transcriptional regulator, which yields MEVRHELVIPNDDLPFRLFIFEGRDGNYKVTKHWHHSVEIFLVQEGRIDFYINNSHLSLEKQDFVLVNSNEVHSIECPNPNITIVLQIPAETFEEYMGEETYVNFEKKDEVQNKKLTQLVISMFSIYEEQEYGYSLKVKSLFYELLYLLVTEFKSETMDKEVIRQKKQLDKLSKVTQYMRENYDQDLKLDEVAGRFGFSPTYLSRIFQKYAQVNYRTYLIDLRVKYAVRELAGTGGEIGEIAMKHGFPDSRAFSKAFKKRYGCLPSEYRKYLDAGR from the coding sequence ATGGAAGTCAGACATGAACTGGTCATTCCCAATGATGATTTGCCTTTCCGGTTGTTTATTTTTGAGGGAAGAGATGGAAATTACAAGGTCACGAAACATTGGCACCATTCCGTTGAGATTTTTCTGGTTCAGGAGGGCAGGATTGATTTTTATATCAACAACAGCCACCTTTCCCTTGAGAAACAGGATTTTGTGCTGGTCAATTCCAATGAAGTCCATTCCATTGAATGTCCAAATCCTAATATTACCATAGTTCTTCAAATACCGGCGGAAACCTTTGAGGAGTACATGGGAGAAGAGACCTATGTGAATTTTGAGAAAAAGGATGAGGTCCAAAATAAGAAACTGACACAGCTGGTGATTTCCATGTTTTCCATATATGAGGAACAGGAATATGGTTATAGCCTGAAGGTAAAAAGCCTGTTCTATGAACTTCTATATCTTTTGGTTACGGAGTTTAAGTCGGAAACCATGGATAAGGAGGTTATCCGCCAAAAAAAGCAGCTCGACAAGCTGTCAAAGGTGACTCAGTATATGAGAGAAAATTATGACCAGGACTTAAAGCTTGATGAGGTGGCAGGGCGATTTGGCTTCAGCCCTACCTACTTGTCCAGAATTTTTCAAAAATATGCGCAGGTCAATTACCGTACCTATCTTATTGACCTGCGTGTCAAATATGCGGTCCGGGAACTGGCAGGGACCGGCGGTGAGATTGGTGAGATCGCCATGAAGCATGGATTTCCGGACAGCAGGGCCTTTTCAAAGGCATTTAAGAAGAGGTATGGCTGTCTTCCCAGTGAATACAGGAAATATCTGGATGCAGGCAGATAA
- a CDS encoding deoxyguanosinetriphosphate triphosphohydrolase has protein sequence MNIRESTEQWEEAYLSPYAAISKNSKGRERKEESCDIRTAYQRDRDRIIHCKAFRRLKHKTQVFLAPEGDHYRTRLTHTLEVSQIARTIAKSLRMNEDLTEAIALAHDLGHTPFGHSGEAILNKICSQGFAHYKQSVRVVEVLEKDGMGLNLTWEVRDGILNHRTSGHPSTLEGGIVRLSDKIAYINHDIDDAIRAKMFVEEDLPECYTGVLGHSVRERLNNLIHDIIRNSYGKPEIIMSPDMEKAMQGLRTWMFDNVYKSDIPKAEEGKAQHLIVMLFNYYMEHPDKLAEEYRTLMEEGEESREQAVCDYIAGMSDRFAIDKFEELFVPKAWKMV, from the coding sequence ATGAATATCAGGGAATCCACTGAACAATGGGAGGAAGCATATTTAAGTCCTTATGCCGCTATCAGTAAGAACAGCAAAGGAAGAGAGCGGAAAGAGGAATCTTGTGATATCCGGACTGCCTACCAACGGGACCGGGACCGGATCATTCACTGCAAGGCATTTCGCAGGCTGAAACATAAAACCCAGGTTTTTCTGGCCCCGGAAGGGGATCATTACAGAACCAGGCTGACTCATACCCTGGAAGTATCCCAGATAGCCAGAACCATAGCAAAATCCCTGCGCATGAACGAAGACTTAACGGAGGCCATAGCTTTGGCTCATGATCTGGGCCATACCCCATTCGGCCATTCCGGGGAAGCAATTTTGAATAAGATCTGCTCCCAGGGCTTTGCTCATTATAAGCAAAGTGTACGGGTAGTGGAGGTTTTGGAAAAGGACGGCATGGGCTTGAACCTTACTTGGGAGGTCCGGGATGGAATCTTAAATCACCGCACCAGCGGTCACCCTTCCACCTTAGAAGGAGGCATTGTCCGCCTGTCGGATAAGATTGCCTACATCAACCATGACATTGACGATGCCATCAGGGCAAAGATGTTTGTGGAAGAGGATCTGCCGGAGTGCTATACGGGTGTTTTGGGTCACAGCGTTCGTGAAAGACTTAACAATCTGATCCATGATATTATCCGCAACAGCTATGGAAAGCCGGAGATCATAATGTCTCCTGATATGGAGAAGGCCATGCAGGGGCTGCGCACCTGGATGTTTGATAACGTTTATAAAAGTGATATCCCAAAAGCAGAAGAAGGGAAAGCACAGCATCTCATCGTCATGCTTTTTAATTACTATATGGAGCACCCGGACAAGCTTGCGGAGGAATACCGCACCTTAATGGAGGAAGGTGAGGAAAGCCGGGAACAGGCGGTCTGCGATTACATAGCAGGCATGAGCGACAGATTTGCCATTGATAAATTTGAAGAGCTGTTTGTCCCAAAAGCCTGGAAAATGGTTTAA
- the dnaG gene encoding DNA primase, with protein MRYSEEVIEEVRMKNDIVDVISGYVKLQKKGSNYFGLCPFHNEKSPSFSVSPAKQMYYCFGCGAGGNVLTFIMEYENYSFSEALKVLADRSGVKLPVAEYSKEAREQEDLRSALLDINKLAASYFYYQLKNPQGETGYRYLRDRQLSDETITRFGLGYSNKTSDDLYRYLKGKGYDDNLLKQTGLVTIEERGTYDKFWNRVMFPIMDVNNRVIGFGGRVMGAGEPKYLNSPETKLFDKSRNLYGLNYARLSREKYILICEGYMDVIAMHQAGFTNAVASLGTAFTTQHAQLLKRYTDKVVLTYDSDGAGVKASLRAIPILKEAGISIRVLNMQPYKDPDEFIKNQGAEEFRKRIDEARNSFLFEIDVLKKNYKMDDPEQKTEFYNQVARKLLEFPEALERENYLEAVSREYFINYDDLKRLVNRLGASLGPSVSAQREEEGYLKNQRKKEKEDGVKQSQRLLLTWLIENPLLFDKIEGVITPNDFIEELYHKVARMVFDGHAAGTLNPAEILNHFIHDEGQYRAVAGLFHASLKESLDNEEQKKAFSETIMKVKKNSLDYASRHAAGILELQNIIKEQAALKDLHISLD; from the coding sequence ATGCGATATTCGGAAGAAGTAATTGAAGAGGTCCGGATGAAGAATGACATCGTGGATGTGATCTCGGGATACGTCAAGCTGCAGAAGAAGGGAAGCAATTATTTTGGTCTCTGTCCTTTTCACAATGAAAAGTCCCCTTCCTTTTCCGTATCTCCCGCTAAACAGATGTACTACTGCTTTGGCTGCGGTGCAGGCGGAAATGTACTGACGTTTATCATGGAATATGAAAACTATTCCTTTTCTGAGGCCCTAAAAGTTCTGGCAGACCGCTCAGGCGTGAAGCTTCCTGTGGCAGAGTACAGCAAGGAGGCGAGAGAGCAGGAAGATCTTAGGTCCGCTCTTTTGGATATCAATAAGCTGGCCGCCAGTTACTTTTATTACCAGCTTAAGAATCCTCAGGGTGAGACTGGCTACCGTTATTTAAGGGACAGGCAGCTGAGCGACGAAACCATCACCAGGTTCGGGCTTGGCTACTCCAATAAGACCAGCGATGATCTTTACCGGTATTTAAAGGGCAAGGGATATGACGATAATCTGTTAAAGCAGACCGGACTGGTGACCATAGAGGAACGGGGGACCTATGATAAGTTTTGGAACCGGGTCATGTTTCCTATTATGGATGTGAACAACCGGGTCATTGGTTTCGGCGGCCGGGTCATGGGAGCCGGGGAACCAAAGTATTTAAACTCGCCGGAGACTAAGCTTTTTGATAAAAGCCGGAATTTATATGGTCTTAATTATGCCAGGCTTTCACGGGAAAAGTACATATTGATCTGCGAGGGTTACATGGATGTGATTGCGATGCACCAGGCCGGTTTTACCAATGCGGTGGCTTCTCTTGGAACGGCTTTCACCACCCAGCACGCCCAACTGTTAAAACGATATACGGATAAAGTGGTTCTCACATATGACAGTGACGGCGCAGGCGTTAAGGCTTCCCTCCGTGCCATTCCCATTCTTAAGGAAGCGGGAATCTCCATTCGCGTGCTAAACATGCAGCCATATAAAGATCCGGATGAGTTCATAAAGAATCAGGGAGCAGAAGAATTCCGTAAACGGATCGATGAGGCCCGCAACAGCTTCCTGTTTGAAATTGATGTATTGAAAAAGAATTATAAAATGGATGATCCGGAGCAGAAAACAGAATTTTACAATCAGGTCGCCAGGAAGCTTTTAGAATTCCCAGAAGCATTGGAACGTGAGAATTATTTGGAGGCGGTATCCAGAGAATATTTTATCAATTATGATGATTTAAAACGTCTGGTCAACCGCTTGGGCGCTTCTCTGGGACCATCGGTTTCTGCTCAAAGGGAAGAAGAGGGGTACTTAAAAAACCAGAGGAAAAAGGAAAAGGAAGACGGTGTAAAGCAGTCCCAAAGGCTGTTACTCACCTGGCTCATTGAAAATCCATTATTATTTGATAAGATTGAAGGAGTGATTACTCCCAATGATTTTATAGAAGAACTGTATCACAAGGTGGCACGGATGGTTTTTGACGGACACGCTGCCGGAACATTGAATCCGGCCGAGATCTTAAATCATTTTATTCATGATGAAGGTCAATACCGGGCAGTCGCAGGTCTTTTTCATGCGAGCTTAAAAGAGTCCCTAGATAATGAAGAGCAAAAAAAAGCGTTTTCGGAAACAATTATGAAAGTGAAAAAAAACAGTCTGGATTATGCCAGCCGTCATGCAGCGGGGATTTTGGAACTGCAGAATATTATAAAGGAACAGGCTGCGCTAAAGGATTTGCATATTTCGCTGGATTAG
- the rpoD gene encoding RNA polymerase sigma factor RpoD, whose amino-acid sequence MDENVKKAADKMVGSKKTEEEQAAELKALESAAAFEEKLNQLLLLAKKKRNVLENQEVLDFFVGENLDSDKLDQIYDFLESNKVDVLQIGGEDLDLDEDLFIEEDIEDEEEIDMESIDLSVPEGISVEDPVRMYLKEIGKVPLLSSEDEIELAKRIELGDDDAKQRLTEANLRLVVSIAKRYVGRGMQFLDLIQEGNLGLIKAVEKFDYRKGYKFSTYATWWIRQAITRAIADQARTIRIPVHMVETINRLVRVSRQLLQELGREPVPEEIAARADMQVDRVREIMKVSQEPVSLETPIGEEEDSHLGDFIQDEQVAVPADAATFTMLHEQLMEVLDTLTEREQKVLKLRFGLDDGRPRTLEEVGKEFNVTRERIRQIEAKALRKLRHPSRSKKLKDYLDD is encoded by the coding sequence ATGGACGAGAATGTGAAGAAGGCAGCAGATAAGATGGTGGGGTCAAAAAAAACGGAAGAGGAACAGGCTGCAGAGCTGAAGGCTTTGGAGTCAGCCGCTGCATTTGAGGAAAAATTAAATCAACTTCTTCTCCTGGCAAAAAAGAAACGGAATGTACTGGAAAACCAGGAGGTTCTGGATTTTTTTGTGGGAGAGAACTTAGACTCAGATAAGCTGGATCAGATTTATGATTTTCTGGAAAGCAATAAGGTAGATGTACTTCAAATCGGCGGTGAAGATCTGGATCTTGATGAGGATCTGTTCATAGAAGAAGATATCGAGGATGAAGAAGAAATCGATATGGAAAGTATTGATTTATCTGTTCCGGAAGGTATCAGTGTGGAAGATCCGGTCCGCATGTATTTGAAAGAGATCGGCAAGGTTCCTCTTCTTTCCAGTGAAGATGAGATTGAGCTTGCCAAGAGAATCGAGCTGGGTGACGATGATGCAAAGCAGAGGCTGACAGAGGCCAATCTGCGCCTGGTGGTCAGTATTGCCAAGCGTTATGTCGGGCGGGGAATGCAGTTTTTAGATCTGATCCAGGAAGGAAACTTGGGACTTATTAAGGCTGTGGAAAAGTTTGATTACCGGAAAGGTTATAAGTTCAGTACTTATGCGACCTGGTGGATCAGACAGGCCATCACCCGCGCCATTGCGGACCAGGCCCGCACCATCCGGATTCCGGTCCATATGGTAGAGACCATCAACCGCCTGGTTCGTGTATCCAGACAGCTTTTACAGGAGCTGGGCAGAGAGCCGGTGCCGGAGGAAATAGCCGCCAGAGCGGATATGCAGGTCGACCGGGTCAGAGAAATCATGAAGGTATCTCAGGAACCGGTATCCCTAGAGACGCCTATCGGAGAGGAAGAGGACAGTCATCTTGGAGATTTTATTCAGGATGAGCAGGTAGCTGTTCCCGCCGATGCCGCCACATTTACCATGCTCCATGAACAGCTGATGGAGGTGCTTGACACCTTAACCGAGCGGGAGCAAAAGGTCTTAAAGCTGCGTTTCGGACTTGATGACGGGCGGCCCAGAACCCTGGAAGAGGTAGGAAAAGAATTTAATGTTACGAGAGAACGGATTCGTCAGATAGAGGCTAAAGCATTGCGTAAACTGCGCCATCCCAGCAGAAGCAAGAAGCTTAAGGATTATCTGGATGATTAA
- a CDS encoding tRNA (adenine(22)-N(1))-methyltransferase, with product MKLSRRLETIASFVPEGSRIADIGTDHGYIPIHLVQEGKAKYAIAMDVRKGPLLRAQAHIQEAGLQAHVEVRLSDGLLKLEQNEADCVVIAGMGGELIIHILEEGRNLWEGIPYWVLSPHSELDKVRRFLEEQEFFIERETMIKEEGKFYSVMGISRKIKAVEKNEREISYRYGRSLLESKDPVLKEYLKKEEEQLEQIMRGLSVSQSEAAVRRMEELKLELAYNKEAQDAVR from the coding sequence ATGAAGTTATCAAGGCGTTTGGAAACAATCGCTTCCTTTGTTCCGGAAGGAAGCAGAATTGCAGATATTGGAACGGATCATGGTTATATTCCTATCCATCTGGTACAGGAAGGTAAAGCAAAATATGCCATTGCCATGGATGTGCGGAAGGGCCCCTTGTTAAGGGCCCAGGCCCATATCCAGGAGGCAGGTTTACAAGCTCATGTTGAAGTCCGTTTAAGCGACGGACTTTTAAAATTAGAGCAGAACGAAGCGGACTGTGTGGTCATAGCTGGCATGGGCGGTGAACTGATCATACATATACTTGAGGAAGGCCGTAATTTATGGGAAGGCATTCCTTATTGGGTCCTGTCCCCCCACTCAGAACTGGACAAGGTGCGCAGATTCCTGGAAGAACAGGAATTTTTTATTGAGCGGGAGACTATGATAAAGGAAGAAGGAAAGTTCTATTCCGTAATGGGGATCAGCAGAAAGATAAAAGCAGTAGAAAAAAATGAACGCGAGATTTCCTACCGCTATGGCAGGAGCCTTCTGGAATCCAAAGATCCTGTTTTAAAGGAATATTTAAAAAAGGAAGAAGAGCAGCTGGAGCAGATCATGAGAGGGCTTTCCGTGAGCCAATCGGAGGCAGCGGTCAGAAGAATGGAAGAGCTGAAGCTGGAACTAGCCTATAACAAGGAGGCACAGGATGCAGTGCGATAA
- a CDS encoding Nif3-like dinuclear metal center hexameric protein, whose amino-acid sequence MQCDKLIEKLELLAPPVCACDWDNVGLLAGRSDKEVKKVFIALDATDEVVENAVRWGADLLITHHPLIFKPLNRINDKDFISRRILSLIRNDISYYAMHTNFDAAPGCMADAAAGKLGLTDLNVLDKEGMMTKETSEGSREMVYGIGKTGYLKEEMTVKEIAVLVKERFRLPFVTVYGEAAPGETVRFVGISPGSGGSMIKPALAAGVKVFITGDIGHHNGIDAAANHMAVIDAGHYGLEYLFLDFLEEYLKKEVGEDLEICKAEVEFPETFI is encoded by the coding sequence ATGCAGTGCGATAAACTCATAGAAAAACTGGAACTGCTGGCTCCGCCAGTCTGTGCCTGTGATTGGGATAATGTGGGCCTTTTAGCGGGCCGTAGTGATAAAGAAGTAAAAAAGGTTTTTATTGCCTTAGATGCTACTGACGAAGTTGTCGAAAATGCTGTCCGGTGGGGAGCAGATTTATTGATTACCCACCATCCCCTTATTTTCAAGCCTTTAAATAGAATTAATGACAAAGATTTTATATCCAGACGTATTTTAAGCCTGATCCGCAATGACATTTCTTACTATGCCATGCATACAAACTTTGATGCTGCACCTGGATGTATGGCTGATGCGGCCGCTGGAAAGCTTGGTCTTACAGATTTAAACGTACTGGATAAAGAAGGCATGATGACGAAAGAAACATCGGAAGGTTCCAGGGAAATGGTATATGGAATCGGGAAAACGGGGTATCTTAAGGAAGAGATGACGGTAAAGGAGATCGCTGTTCTTGTGAAGGAGCGGTTTCGTCTTCCCTTTGTCACGGTTTATGGAGAGGCAGCACCAGGAGAGACCGTGCGTTTTGTAGGCATAAGCCCTGGATCCGGAGGAAGTATGATCAAACCGGCTTTGGCTGCAGGTGTGAAAGTCTTTATTACAGGCGATATCGGCCACCATAATGGGATTGATGCCGCTGCAAACCATATGGCAGTCATTGATGCCGGCCATTACGGCCTGGAATATCTGTTTTTGGACTTTCTGGAAGAGTATCTGAAGAAAGAAGTAGGGGAGGACTTAGAAATCTGCAAGGCAGAAGTGGAATTTCCTGAAACATTCATATAA
- a CDS encoding nucleoside kinase, which yields MAVVTINGVEKQYPIGTSYQDIAKEYQPQYENDILLVSINGKLSELHKKVQFDCSLRFFTGKDQPGIQTYHRSAIFVMMKAFYDVAGAENIEKVTVDFSLGKGYYMQAHGKIGLTEELLSRVKSRMQDYVSQKIPIMKRSVNTDDAIDLFHKHRMYDKERLFRYRRVSRVNIYSIGGFEDYYYGYMVQNTGYIKYFDLILHDDGFMLMLPQKENPKEVPVFEPEKKKKLFRVLKESVKWGERLNVSHVGALNEEIASGNINELILIQEALQEKKIAEIAERIGADRSKKFVMIAGPSSSGKTTFSHRLSVQLKAQGMIPHPIAVDDYFVNRVDSPKNPDGSYNYEVLESLDIEQFNKDMTALLAGETVEMPRYQFKTGVREYRGDYLKLGEDDILVIEGIHCLNDRLSYTLPKESKFRVYVSALTQLNIDEHNRIPTTDCRLIRRMVRDARTRGASAQDTIRMWPAVRAGEEEYIFPFQESADMMFNSATVYELAVLKQYAEPLLFGIPRESPEYMEAKRMLKFLDYFLGVNCEDIPRNSIVREFIGGSCFKV from the coding sequence ATGGCAGTTGTTACGATAAACGGTGTTGAAAAGCAATACCCAATTGGCACGTCTTATCAAGATATTGCAAAAGAATATCAGCCCCAGTATGAAAATGATATCTTACTGGTCAGCATAAACGGAAAATTAAGTGAACTCCATAAAAAAGTCCAGTTTGACTGCAGCCTTCGATTCTTTACTGGGAAAGATCAGCCCGGAATCCAGACTTATCACAGAAGCGCTATATTTGTAATGATGAAAGCCTTTTATGATGTGGCTGGCGCAGAAAATATTGAAAAAGTGACTGTGGATTTTTCTCTTGGAAAAGGCTATTATATGCAGGCTCACGGAAAAATCGGACTGACCGAGGAACTGCTTTCCCGGGTAAAATCTCGCATGCAGGATTATGTGAGCCAAAAAATCCCGATTATGAAACGGAGCGTAAACACGGATGATGCCATTGATTTATTTCACAAGCACCGGATGTATGACAAAGAAAGACTGTTTCGCTACCGCCGCGTCTCCCGTGTCAATATCTACAGCATAGGCGGCTTTGAAGATTACTATTATGGATACATGGTACAGAATACCGGATATATTAAGTATTTTGACCTGATATTACATGATGACGGCTTTATGCTCATGCTGCCCCAGAAGGAAAACCCCAAAGAAGTTCCTGTTTTCGAGCCGGAAAAGAAAAAGAAGCTGTTCCGGGTGCTGAAGGAGAGTGTAAAATGGGGGGAACGGCTGAATGTATCCCATGTAGGCGCTCTGAATGAAGAAATTGCATCGGGAAATATCAATGAACTGATTTTAATTCAGGAGGCTTTACAGGAAAAGAAAATTGCTGAGATCGCAGAACGAATTGGCGCCGACAGGAGCAAAAAATTTGTTATGATCGCCGGACCGTCCTCATCCGGAAAAACTACCTTTTCCCACCGGCTGTCCGTTCAGCTAAAGGCTCAGGGAATGATACCTCATCCCATTGCTGTGGACGATTATTTTGTTAATCGGGTAGACAGTCCGAAAAATCCGGACGGAAGCTACAATTATGAGGTCCTGGAAAGCCTTGATATTGAACAGTTTAATAAAGACATGACGGCCCTTCTGGCAGGAGAAACAGTGGAAATGCCGCGGTACCAATTTAAAACAGGGGTCAGGGAGTATAGAGGCGATTATCTCAAACTGGGAGAAGATGATATCCTGGTGATCGAAGGAATCCATTGCTTAAATGACAGGCTCTCCTATACCCTGCCAAAGGAAAGTAAATTCCGTGTATATGTAAGTGCACTGACTCAGTTGAATATTGATGAACACAACCGGATTCCAACAACCGATTGCCGTCTGATCCGTCGGATGGTACGGGATGCCAGAACAAGAGGAGCTTCCGCGCAGGACACCATACGCATGTGGCCGGCGGTGAGAGCAGGAGAGGAGGAGTATATTTTCCCCTTCCAGGAATCTGCGGACATGATGTTCAACTCAGCTACGGTCTATGAACTGGCTGTTCTGAAGCAGTATGCAGAACCGCTGTTATTCGGTATTCCAAGAGAATCCCCGGAATATATGGAAGCAAAGCGCATGTTAAAATTCCTTGACTATTTTCTTGGGGTCAATTGTGAGGATATTCCCCGCAATTCCATTGTCAGAGAATTTATTGGAGGAAGCTGTTTTAAGGTTTAA